Genomic DNA from Manis pentadactyla isolate mManPen7 chromosome 14, mManPen7.hap1, whole genome shotgun sequence:
CACAGGAGCATGGAGATCCATATCACCCAGATGACGATGGAGATGAGCACAGTGACAAAGATGAGCCTTCCATGCTGCTTCCAGTTCTCACACGGGCCACAGAAACTGGCTTTGGAGATGAAGAACGTGACGGCCATCAGGAGGAGGACATAGACCAGGAGTACCACGAAGTCCACATTGAGCTGACAGGGTGTCAGGTGCACAAACTTCATGCCTCTGGTCATCATGAGACCCACATACTCAATGGCAATGAGCAACTGCAACAGGCTGACACCAAGCGCAATGCACAGAATTGTCACCCAAGAGAAGGAGACTCTACCCCGGACCAGCTTCACCAAGTTGGAGGCGTGAGCCAAGAGGCATGAGAAACAGATAGCAAAGAGAACCCCAAAGAGAAAGTAACGTACAGCGGCAGTCTGCTCATTGAAGCAGGTGATGAAGGCAAAAGCTAGGCCAAAGAGCCCCAGCACacccaggaggaagagaagctggGTGGGAAGAACATTCCACTGGCCGCAGTCTTGGACCCTCCGCATGAGGAAGAGAAATGCTAAGAGCAGTATAATTGTAACCACTATGCCAATGGCTGCCAGGGACTCTAGCACAATGCACCATGTCCTGACTGTATCACAGAGGAGATAATAGTCCTCAGTGGACTGGATGCAGTCTTCATACATGGTGGCTTGTAGGTGGACCTCACGAGAATGGACTTCTGTTCCCCTGTAGAAAAGATGAGACCTTAGGACTTTTTATCTATGTAAAAAATGCCTGTTGGATATCCCTATTCTGAATACTATGTCCCTTATTCCCAAATGAAGGCAGCTGCCCATACTGAATGAAGTAGCTATAAACTATCAGACCCTCAAAactatctagctccatccagCCGGGAAAAGCAGAACAGTCTTCACCTGGGGCTCCAGATAATTCAAATTTTCATGTCACAATTTCCACCAACGCTT
This window encodes:
- the GPRC5D gene encoding G-protein coupled receptor family C group 5 member D isoform X2, producing the protein MYEDCIQSTEDYYLLCDTVRTWCIVLESLAAIGIVVTIILLLAFLFLMRRVQDCGQWNVLPTQLLFLLGVLGLFGLAFAFITCFNEQTAAVRYFLFGVLFAICFSCLLAHASNLVKLVRGRVSFSWVTILCIALGVSLLQLLIAIEYVGLMMTRGMKFVHLTPCQLNVDFVVLLVYVLLLMAVTFFISKASFCGPCENWKQHGRLIFVTVLISIVIWVIWISMLLCGNPRLQRQPQWDDPVICIALVTNAWVFLLLYIIPELCILYKSSRQVCPSQGGACPGPASAYPQSFRVENLELSRGC
- the GPRC5D gene encoding G-protein coupled receptor family C group 5 member D isoform X1; the encoded protein is MYEDCIQSTEDYYLLCDTVRTWCIVLESLAAIGIVVTIILLLAFLFLMRRVQDCGQWNVLPTQLLFLLGVLGLFGLAFAFITCFNEQTAAVRYFLFGVLFAICFSCLLAHASNLVKLVRGRVSFSWVTILCIALGVSLLQLLIAIEYVGLMMTRGMKFVHLTPCQLNVDFVVLLVYVLLLMAVTFFISKASFCGPCENWKQHGRLIFVTVLISIVIWVIWISMLLCGNPRLQRQPQWDDPVICIALVTNAWVFLLLYIIPELCILYKSSRQVCPSQGGACPGPASAYPQSFRVENLELSRARDSDGAEEDVALTSFGTPTQLQAVDPTQECLIPRAKLSPQQAAGL